A single genomic interval of Shewanella psychropiezotolerans harbors:
- a CDS encoding LysR family transcriptional regulator produces the protein MTMNKLFDGVMVFTQVVKTGGFSAAAELMGHSTSYISKEVNKLEERLGVRLLNRTTRSIGLTPEGKAYYQECQQLVADAEQAVNMLTLHELAPKGILRLSTPVGFGNNYLQPILAEYMRLYPNVSLDLDLNDRKVDVVAEGYDLAIRASLQLEESSLICRKIFSCKGYIVASPGYLSKHGRPHHPQELSRHNCFCYSNHKSPNKWQFNDKEGKAYSVEVRQKLVCNSAEMELALVLDDLGICRLPMFYMEEEIKSGKLEILFEDLPAPEIDVFVVYPSRKHLSPKVRAFIDLTVEQLSQK, from the coding sequence ATGACTATGAATAAGCTTTTTGATGGTGTCATGGTATTCACTCAGGTAGTGAAAACTGGTGGTTTTTCGGCGGCAGCCGAGCTGATGGGACACTCAACGTCTTATATCAGTAAGGAAGTTAATAAGCTCGAAGAGCGGCTTGGCGTGCGTTTACTCAATCGCACCACGCGCTCCATAGGTCTGACACCAGAAGGAAAGGCTTACTATCAAGAGTGTCAGCAGTTAGTCGCCGATGCAGAACAAGCGGTGAACATGCTGACTCTGCACGAGCTTGCACCTAAAGGCATCCTAAGACTTAGCACCCCGGTCGGATTTGGCAATAACTACCTGCAGCCCATCTTAGCTGAATATATGCGCCTCTATCCCAATGTCTCCTTAGATCTTGACCTCAATGATCGTAAAGTTGACGTAGTCGCAGAAGGTTACGATCTTGCCATACGTGCCTCGTTGCAGCTTGAGGAATCAAGCCTCATCTGCCGTAAGATATTTAGCTGTAAAGGTTATATTGTCGCCAGCCCTGGATATCTATCTAAACATGGTCGCCCCCACCACCCACAAGAATTAAGCCGTCATAACTGCTTCTGTTATAGCAATCATAAATCACCGAACAAATGGCAATTTAATGATAAAGAGGGCAAAGCTTATTCCGTAGAGGTTAGGCAAAAATTAGTCTGTAACAGCGCCGAAATGGAGTTAGCCCTGGTTTTAGATGACCTGGGGATCTGCCGATTACCTATGTTCTATATGGAAGAAGAAATAAAGTCAGGAAAACTTGAGATCCTGTTTGAAGACCTCCCCGCCCCTGAAATTGATGTGTTTGTGGTGTATCCGAGTCGTAAACATCTTTCACCTAAAGTGAGGGCATTTATCGATTTAACTGTCGAGCAACTCTCGCAAAAGTAG
- a CDS encoding cation:dicarboxylate symporter family transporter, producing the protein MSFVVKKIVSMTSSTQMLIAMFLGFGVGLFFGESVGWLSTIGNAVILLMQMTVLPYILVSLIGGIGKLQKSTATLIFSRAGMIMLLLWLLALAVIAMMPLSFPFVESASFFSISSIEPAAAIDYFKLYIPSNPFESMAAGYVPAMVVFSIAMGLALIGMEGEHKQQILTFMHTTSEIFSRITRGLIKILPIGIFAMSASAAGTMGVDEFASMQVYLISYFVLCLLLTFWILPWIVASLTPITFHQALSISKASLITAFATGNIFIVIPVIIEECKQIMKQHDKLTEDGATLIEILVPIAFTFPNIGKLTVILFVFFAGWFNGTPVDLSAIPSLSISGLLSLFGSVYVAIPFMLDLVHLPSDLFQLFVMSGFITGKFNSIAAVMNLFVLTILTAALFHKCLKLSPPRLIKMGVGIGIGILLTIVSLRIGMGMFIHSPEITSGVIANMQVADKVPTKVKRQFPELGKTPTSPIANLEAIRARGALKVGYIPSNVPFSYYNNAGQLVGFDSAMASKLAEDLSVEIEFIPFKKDKLAESLKAGFFDIAMSGLAMDIAQMDKLSYAEPVLELNLAIATRDHMVNKFKSNEDILEMKNITIAYVEHGDIIEEAKKRYPNLTFVKISGYKNFFRQKKPKYDAVVISAQAGSAWTLFFPGYGIAIPETTSRYPVAYAVAQSNQSLLNYVNNWQKLRKVDGHQDRIYNYWMLGQGATEVKPRWSIIRDVLHWVD; encoded by the coding sequence ATGTCATTCGTGGTTAAAAAAATAGTTTCTATGACTAGCTCAACTCAGATGTTGATCGCTATGTTCCTTGGCTTCGGTGTGGGGCTTTTTTTCGGTGAATCAGTAGGCTGGCTCAGCACCATAGGTAATGCGGTTATCTTGCTGATGCAGATGACGGTTTTGCCCTATATTTTAGTCTCCTTAATCGGTGGTATTGGCAAGCTACAAAAGAGCACGGCGACACTCATATTTAGCCGGGCCGGCATGATAATGCTACTGCTCTGGCTGCTGGCACTGGCGGTAATAGCCATGATGCCGCTGTCATTTCCCTTTGTTGAGTCGGCTTCGTTCTTTAGCATCAGCAGCATAGAGCCCGCCGCAGCCATAGACTATTTCAAGCTGTATATTCCCTCTAACCCATTCGAATCTATGGCAGCGGGCTATGTCCCCGCCATGGTGGTATTCAGTATCGCCATGGGCTTAGCCCTTATCGGTATGGAGGGAGAGCATAAGCAGCAAATATTAACCTTTATGCACACCACCAGCGAGATTTTCTCTCGCATCACCCGCGGCCTGATAAAGATATTACCTATCGGTATTTTTGCCATGTCGGCCTCAGCGGCAGGCACCATGGGAGTGGATGAGTTTGCCAGTATGCAGGTCTATCTCATCAGCTACTTCGTACTCTGTCTCTTACTGACCTTCTGGATCTTGCCCTGGATTGTCGCCTCACTGACGCCGATTACCTTTCATCAAGCCTTGAGTATCAGTAAGGCCAGCCTGATCACCGCTTTCGCTACCGGTAATATCTTCATCGTGATCCCTGTGATTATCGAAGAATGTAAGCAGATCATGAAGCAGCATGACAAGCTCACCGAAGATGGTGCCACCTTGATTGAGATTTTAGTGCCTATCGCCTTTACCTTCCCTAACATAGGTAAGTTAACGGTGATTCTGTTTGTATTCTTCGCAGGCTGGTTTAATGGTACGCCGGTAGATTTAAGTGCTATTCCATCTCTGTCTATCAGTGGCCTGTTATCTCTGTTTGGCAGTGTCTATGTGGCTATTCCTTTCATGTTAGATCTGGTACATCTGCCATCAGATCTGTTCCAGCTGTTCGTGATGTCAGGCTTTATTACCGGAAAATTTAACTCCATTGCCGCGGTAATGAATCTATTTGTGCTGACCATTTTAACCGCAGCCCTGTTCCACAAATGCCTCAAACTCAGCCCCCCTAGGCTTATCAAGATGGGTGTAGGCATAGGTATTGGTATCCTACTAACCATAGTAAGCTTGCGCATCGGCATGGGCATGTTTATTCATAGCCCGGAGATCACCAGCGGTGTCATCGCCAACATGCAGGTCGCCGATAAGGTGCCGACTAAGGTAAAAAGACAGTTCCCGGAACTCGGCAAGACGCCAACTTCTCCGATAGCGAACCTAGAGGCAATTCGGGCCAGAGGAGCACTCAAGGTCGGTTACATCCCCAGTAACGTGCCCTTCAGCTACTACAATAATGCCGGTCAGTTAGTGGGCTTCGACAGCGCTATGGCGTCAAAACTTGCCGAAGACTTAAGTGTTGAAATTGAGTTTATCCCCTTCAAAAAAGACAAGTTAGCAGAATCGTTAAAAGCAGGTTTCTTCGATATCGCCATGTCGGGACTCGCCATGGATATCGCGCAAATGGACAAGCTAAGTTATGCCGAGCCGGTACTCGAACTAAACTTAGCCATCGCCACACGCGATCATATGGTGAACAAGTTTAAGAGCAATGAAGACATTTTAGAGATGAAAAATATCACCATAGCCTATGTCGAACATGGCGACATTATCGAAGAGGCGAAGAAGAGGTATCCGAATCTCACCTTCGTAAAAATCTCTGGTTATAAGAACTTCTTTAGACAAAAAAAGCCCAAATATGACGCCGTAGTGATCAGTGCTCAGGCTGGCTCCGCCTGGACCTTGTTCTTCCCGGGTTACGGTATCGCTATTCCTGAAACCACCTCACGGTATCCGGTGGCTTATGCGGTGGCTCAGAGTAACCAATCGCTACTGAATTACGTTAATAACTGGCAGAAACTGCGTAAGGTCGATGGTCATCAAGACAGGATTTACAACTATTGGATGCTGGGCCAAGGCGCTACAGAAGTTAAACCTCGCTGGTCTATCATCAGAGATGTGCTGCACTGGGTGGATTGA
- a CDS encoding eCIS core domain-containing protein, protein MYEQIEKPKENKSRAVANSVAQKKSNVKKGFRFVDNRPEFIAQRKVQGMVQNHIEQLESLIQRNNTGLPDNLKSGMESLSGMSLDHVKVHRNSSKPAAVQAHAYAQGSDIHLASGQEKHLPHELGHVVQQAQGRVKPTTTVGGMSVNDNAGLESEATVMGNKALQMKTDSSAIKQRQVTHSDNSEVSNQTLIQRAEVKTFGGTYKTNGYDLTFHAPREGGDKGVGCSMNLEFKANDAVDCAQIGLTQTTTPTVKKGGNSHETYAAARGVARATEDNVEGDLVDTARYLDRTDKNVHPVFGAQNPLNAPDLIPESFHSDPDDKLGAHTLNEIGAVTSDEAAALLDTPGRDWRQDWTVIQSFETSALCLSGPMKGDYLGSVEWGYKYGPQDQGAVIPLTKISDAMPSEKFLEAVVNWNNTKIPQQYGADKDTVPLPENERLRTNDALSLPHRKHMLDEISTLSQHSVLNLLQGADFSKHSKQLLLNRLYSLMSVSSLVFTQSWLAAYEQRGNIRGLLETLRDEYAKKEAWNSATWSLDDSVREAIGKETPAIATANDLTQLLLPSAVNSLVFFCLNPSFNGATQINDNVHFDVPSCFLNATALGL, encoded by the coding sequence ATGTATGAACAAATAGAGAAACCAAAAGAGAATAAAAGTAGGGCGGTTGCTAATTCGGTTGCTCAAAAGAAAAGTAATGTGAAGAAAGGTTTTAGGTTTGTGGATAATCGACCAGAGTTTATTGCTCAAAGAAAAGTACAGGGAATGGTACAAAATCATATTGAACAACTAGAATCCCTTATTCAAAGAAATAATACTGGTCTCCCCGATAATTTAAAATCTGGCATGGAAAGCTTATCAGGCATGAGTTTAGATCATGTCAAAGTTCATCGGAATTCTTCTAAACCGGCAGCAGTGCAAGCTCATGCGTACGCCCAAGGCAGCGATATTCATTTAGCCAGTGGACAAGAAAAACATTTACCTCACGAATTAGGTCACGTGGTACAACAAGCCCAAGGTAGGGTTAAGCCGACCACGACTGTTGGAGGCATGTCAGTGAATGATAATGCCGGACTGGAGAGTGAGGCGACCGTTATGGGAAACAAAGCGCTACAAATGAAAACAGATTCAAGCGCTATCAAGCAAAGGCAAGTAACCCATTCAGATAATAGCGAGGTCTCAAACCAAACGTTAATACAGCGTGCCGAAGTTAAAACATTTGGCGGCACATACAAAACAAATGGATACGATTTAACATTTCATGCCCCCAGAGAAGGGGGAGATAAGGGTGTTGGCTGCTCAATGAATCTTGAATTTAAAGCAAATGATGCGGTTGACTGTGCCCAAATTGGCCTAACACAAACCACAACCCCCACCGTTAAAAAAGGGGGCAATAGTCATGAAACGTATGCCGCAGCAAGAGGGGTGGCTAGGGCAACAGAAGATAATGTTGAAGGCGACTTAGTAGATACTGCCCGCTACCTAGACAGAACCGATAAAAATGTTCACCCTGTGTTTGGTGCGCAAAATCCATTAAATGCCCCAGACTTAATTCCAGAATCTTTTCACAGTGACCCCGATGATAAACTGGGCGCTCATACGCTTAATGAAATAGGGGCCGTCACGAGTGATGAGGCGGCCGCCTTGCTTGATACTCCGGGTAGGGATTGGAGGCAAGATTGGACTGTTATACAGTCGTTTGAAACAAGCGCGCTATGCTTAAGCGGCCCCATGAAAGGCGATTACCTTGGCAGTGTAGAATGGGGTTATAAATATGGGCCACAAGATCAAGGGGCGGTTATACCCTTAACAAAAATAAGTGACGCAATGCCAAGCGAAAAATTTTTAGAGGCTGTTGTTAATTGGAATAACACCAAAATCCCGCAGCAGTATGGGGCCGATAAAGATACCGTGCCGCTCCCTGAAAATGAACGCTTGAGAACCAATGACGCACTCTCATTGCCGCACCGTAAACATATGTTAGATGAGATCAGTACGCTGTCTCAACATTCCGTGCTTAACCTTTTACAAGGGGCTGACTTTTCTAAGCATTCAAAACAATTATTGTTAAATAGACTGTACAGCCTCATGTCGGTTAGTTCATTGGTGTTTACTCAAAGCTGGTTAGCGGCTTACGAACAAAGGGGAAACATTAGAGGCCTATTAGAAACATTACGTGATGAATACGCCAAAAAAGAAGCATGGAACTCGGCTACTTGGTCGCTAGATGATTCTGTGCGCGAGGCTATTGGGAAAGAGACTCCCGCCATAGCAACAGCCAACGACTTGACTCAATTATTGCTACCAAGTGCTGTGAATAGTTTGGTGTTCTTTTGTCTCAACCCTAGTTTTAATGGCGCAACACAGATTAATGACAATGTTCATTTTGATGTGCCATCTTGTTTTCTTAATGCTACTGCATTAGGTCTTTAA
- a CDS encoding eCIS core domain-containing protein translates to MSVKQEIEQEQTAQAKKVSHQQVDNNRTLQAKTRLTMQDNRDTSHQIKQLKAALDEEELSQHKSVTASHPINANRNASSPVKNAETTLQAKNNTGLPDNLKSGMENLSGMSLNHVKVHYNSPQPAAVQAHAFAQGSDIHVGSGQEKHLPHELGHVVQQAQGRVKPTTSVAGMPVNDSSSLENEATVMGDRALRGG, encoded by the coding sequence ATGTCAGTAAAGCAAGAGATAGAGCAGGAGCAAACTGCACAAGCTAAAAAAGTGTCCCATCAGCAAGTTGATAATAATCGGACTTTACAAGCAAAAACTCGGCTGACTATGCAGGATAACCGCGACACTAGTCATCAAATAAAGCAGCTGAAAGCCGCGCTTGATGAGGAGGAGTTATCCCAACATAAATCGGTAACAGCCTCCCATCCTATCAATGCAAATCGTAATGCCAGCAGCCCTGTAAAAAATGCAGAGACGACGCTGCAAGCCAAGAATAATACTGGCTTACCCGATAATCTTAAATCGGGCATGGAAAACTTATCTGGCATGAGCCTCAATCATGTGAAAGTGCACTACAACTCGCCCCAACCTGCTGCGGTGCAAGCTCATGCTTTTGCCCAAGGCAGTGATATCCATGTTGGCAGTGGTCAAGAGAAACATCTGCCCCATGAACTCGGACACGTGGTGCAGCAGGCACAGGGACGGGTGAAACCGACGACGTCGGTAGCAGGTATGCCAGTGAATGACAGCAGCAGTCTGGAGAATGAAGCCACTGTGATGGGGGATAGAGCACTTCGTGGTGGATAA
- a CDS encoding glycoside hydrolase family 18 protein translates to MNIGRFLYRLNGLRLLPLVMISLLFCGLSQASPSSQLCQSQIDKTKHDPILKSRIFGDLVQSNLAVIYKDNAPYQADFKSPGELLSDGKVGRITDKWLGYFCDEFNQASKESSNSDFVANMLSSLVTVAQLTDNYSLWRQALASDEFQLWLSQQIKLKLISEPTCSGLPACYGTPIQLHSIFDKYYLQEQEQVVADPSYYTPPVKIEDNYYLLDSNDIETLTSWSEQGGLLQAATTKTFKTDSDIGAVLTPILTSLIGDLGSDTMESELALLVTVTPAQYKVTKTKDSATDTKSTDTKSVENQVETKAADKSSAESSVQPASVTTKQLVKPASYAVNSEAITQLYQRYSIVSLSSDQLKLLTPLADQSFANLYLFQVALKDLLLANSASTQLKSQGLSDLYQVAKKQGKVPTEVNNPLQWNATPGCGCADNIALEGLNTRFYYGFYQYWQENELTIDYSKLTRLAYFSASIQGNKVTTPPNWQADKPNSQFIVNAHNHRVKVDLVFSNGQLQSSGEEVSILFNDDLIDQIVTTVKTPLRGYAINKFKPIMSLGTSPKRTMADGVTLNLDLRSLKTVADFEMFIRFIKKLKQQLYLSEKTDMAGIEDPYYLNILVPAYDLIDNSSSFYTIDNLNRIEPYINLFIMNFDSLAISEQQSINEQAIDNKGVSELVAESGSVNSNEQVSSSTTYKVSLLKELRTQLGDKQYSDIAGKIFNKTIPLINVDDKFQELEQVLNYSKWSYLGAAFWSYPLSSEVSELINSTYFVSEEVEFSALVPAVTLATKVCNTLCPLRWQLRVVIYCLIGLVLIYAVASIWAFRLRQLFSRWYFLLFMLASAMFIMLVFSCDPYWKEQQQLFIFIFVLIVFAANVIRQREKNNRSNLP, encoded by the coding sequence ATGAATATTGGTCGCTTTCTTTATAGGCTTAATGGATTACGCTTGCTCCCTCTAGTCATGATTTCACTGCTGTTCTGTGGGCTGAGTCAGGCTTCACCGTCGAGTCAATTATGTCAGTCGCAGATAGATAAAACGAAACATGACCCTATATTAAAAAGCAGAATATTCGGCGATCTGGTGCAGAGTAACTTAGCGGTTATCTATAAAGATAATGCCCCCTACCAAGCTGATTTTAAGAGCCCAGGCGAACTACTCTCTGACGGTAAAGTCGGGCGAATAACCGATAAGTGGCTTGGATATTTCTGTGATGAGTTTAATCAAGCCAGCAAGGAGAGTAGTAACAGTGACTTTGTCGCTAACATGCTAAGTTCGTTAGTGACTGTGGCGCAGCTCACCGATAATTACTCGTTATGGCGGCAAGCGTTAGCCAGTGATGAGTTTCAGTTATGGCTCTCACAGCAGATCAAACTCAAACTTATCAGTGAGCCGACCTGTTCTGGCTTGCCAGCTTGCTACGGTACACCGATTCAGTTGCACAGCATTTTCGATAAATATTATCTACAGGAGCAGGAACAAGTTGTAGCCGATCCTAGTTACTACACTCCACCGGTAAAGATTGAGGACAATTATTATCTATTGGATAGTAATGATATTGAAACCTTAACCTCTTGGAGTGAGCAGGGGGGCCTATTACAGGCCGCGACCACAAAAACCTTTAAGACTGACAGTGATATAGGTGCAGTACTTACTCCTATCTTAACGAGTTTAATTGGCGATCTAGGTAGTGACACTATGGAGAGTGAATTAGCTCTGTTAGTCACCGTTACTCCAGCCCAGTATAAAGTGACTAAAACAAAAGATAGTGCAACAGACACTAAGTCTACAGATACTAAGTCTGTAGAAAACCAAGTTGAAACTAAAGCTGCAGATAAAAGTTCTGCTGAGTCGTCGGTGCAGCCTGCTAGCGTTACAACTAAGCAGCTTGTGAAACCTGCTAGCTATGCCGTGAACAGTGAAGCCATTACCCAGCTTTATCAGCGCTACTCAATTGTTAGCCTTTCGTCTGATCAGCTTAAGTTACTGACGCCGCTGGCTGATCAAAGCTTTGCCAACCTTTATCTGTTTCAAGTTGCGTTAAAGGATCTTTTACTAGCAAATTCAGCCAGTACACAGCTCAAAAGCCAAGGGCTTAGCGACCTCTATCAAGTCGCTAAAAAGCAGGGGAAGGTGCCAACTGAGGTCAACAACCCACTGCAATGGAATGCTACACCTGGCTGTGGTTGTGCAGACAATATCGCATTAGAGGGGCTCAATACCCGTTTCTATTACGGGTTCTATCAATACTGGCAAGAAAATGAGCTGACTATCGATTACAGCAAGTTGACACGCCTAGCCTACTTTTCGGCATCGATTCAGGGTAACAAGGTGACGACTCCGCCAAATTGGCAAGCCGATAAGCCCAATTCGCAGTTTATTGTGAATGCTCATAACCATAGAGTGAAGGTTGATCTGGTGTTCTCAAATGGTCAATTACAGTCATCAGGGGAGGAGGTATCGATACTTTTTAATGATGATCTTATCGACCAGATTGTCACGACGGTGAAAACTCCGTTAAGGGGTTATGCCATTAATAAGTTTAAACCCATCATGAGTTTAGGGACAAGTCCCAAAAGAACCATGGCTGACGGTGTAACCTTGAACCTAGACCTGAGGTCACTTAAAACCGTGGCCGATTTTGAGATGTTTATCCGCTTTATTAAAAAGTTAAAGCAGCAGTTATATCTATCTGAAAAGACAGATATGGCAGGGATTGAAGATCCTTACTATCTCAACATATTGGTGCCAGCCTACGACCTCATCGATAACAGTTCTAGCTTTTACACGATTGATAATCTTAATCGTATTGAGCCTTATATCAATCTGTTTATCATGAATTTCGACTCCTTAGCCATAAGTGAGCAGCAATCTATTAATGAGCAAGCTATTGATAATAAAGGGGTAAGCGAGCTAGTGGCAGAGTCTGGTTCAGTTAATAGCAATGAGCAGGTTTCAAGCTCGACAACCTATAAAGTCAGCTTGTTGAAAGAGCTAAGAACTCAGTTAGGTGATAAGCAATACTCTGATATAGCAGGAAAAATATTCAATAAAACGATCCCGTTGATTAATGTTGACGATAAGTTTCAGGAGCTAGAGCAAGTTTTAAATTACAGTAAATGGAGCTATTTAGGCGCTGCATTTTGGTCTTACCCACTCTCATCTGAGGTGTCTGAATTGATCAACAGCACTTACTTTGTCTCTGAAGAGGTTGAGTTCTCAGCGCTGGTTCCTGCGGTAACGCTTGCCACAAAAGTGTGTAACACCCTTTGTCCATTACGATGGCAATTGCGAGTGGTTATTTATTGTCTTATCGGATTAGTGCTTATTTACGCGGTAGCGTCTATCTGGGCATTTAGGTTAAGACAACTGTTTAGTCGCTGGTACTTCCTATTATTTATGTTAGCCAGTGCAATGTTCATCATGTTGGTGTTTAGCTGTGATCCCTATTGGAAGGAGCAGCAGCAGCTGTTTATTTTTATTTTTGTATTAATCGTCTTCGCGGCAAATGTTATTAGGCAGAGAGAGAAAAATAATCGTAGCAACTTGCCATAG
- a CDS encoding ATP-binding protein: MKGLQVVTTSEVEDQALSTSSHIEANAATLQRELDWFSQVLDLRVKLYFQQESELTSIEQVLIPELCFDHSHYALWVKKHLTTMEERLVLVMAMIPHIKPQLFDTFFIRNSNFDRAYTEFGGKQGQTHSGFLPTCETAAFVVSGEDLTSRFNIAALFEVPHPFLTQNVLSLNTPSEGEPFFSSAFSIQVEYLNLFTTGVTEKLDYSNQFPAKLITSELDWSDLVLAHEVMSEIDKIRTWIKHSAQILDEWGLSKSLKPGYRSLFYGPPGTGKTLTATLIGAELGLDVYRIDLSSMVSKYIGETEKNLANLFDQACNKRWILFFDEADALFGSRTQSGGANERHANQEIAYLLQRIEDFPGIVILATNLRANIDDAFSRRFQSLIYFPMPDAEQRYQLWLNMFNGHYPEGETDSLRDIAEKHELAGGAIANVIRYAAISAVQSGYEKIDHHDLCIGIAKELRKEGRTI; the protein is encoded by the coding sequence ATGAAAGGATTACAGGTTGTGACGACCAGTGAAGTTGAAGATCAAGCCTTAAGCACCTCGAGTCACATCGAGGCCAATGCGGCGACTTTACAGCGAGAACTGGATTGGTTTTCTCAGGTGCTGGATTTAAGAGTTAAACTCTATTTTCAGCAAGAGAGTGAGCTAACGAGTATTGAGCAAGTATTGATCCCAGAACTTTGTTTTGATCATTCTCACTATGCGCTATGGGTTAAGAAACATCTAACAACAATGGAAGAGCGTCTGGTGCTGGTTATGGCAATGATCCCCCATATCAAGCCGCAGCTGTTCGATACGTTTTTTATCCGTAACAGTAATTTTGATCGTGCTTATACCGAGTTTGGCGGCAAGCAGGGGCAAACCCACAGCGGTTTTCTCCCTACCTGTGAGACCGCCGCATTTGTAGTTTCTGGCGAGGATTTGACTAGTCGGTTCAACATAGCTGCCCTGTTCGAAGTACCACATCCATTTCTAACTCAAAATGTGCTCAGCCTTAACACCCCTAGCGAAGGGGAGCCATTCTTTAGTAGTGCTTTCTCAATACAGGTCGAGTATCTAAACCTGTTCACCACAGGGGTGACGGAGAAACTCGATTACTCCAATCAGTTTCCAGCCAAATTGATCACCAGTGAGCTAGATTGGAGCGATCTGGTATTAGCGCATGAAGTCATGTCGGAGATAGACAAGATCAGAACTTGGATTAAACATTCAGCTCAGATCTTAGATGAGTGGGGGTTATCTAAATCATTAAAGCCTGGCTATCGTAGTTTGTTTTATGGACCTCCAGGTACAGGTAAAACACTGACGGCAACCTTGATAGGCGCCGAATTGGGCTTGGATGTATATCGTATCGATCTCTCTTCTATGGTCTCTAAATATATTGGGGAAACAGAGAAAAATTTGGCAAACTTGTTTGATCAAGCATGCAATAAGCGTTGGATCCTATTCTTTGATGAAGCGGACGCCCTGTTTGGATCGAGAACTCAGTCGGGAGGCGCCAATGAGCGTCATGCTAATCAAGAGATAGCATATTTGCTGCAACGTATTGAAGATTTTCCCGGCATTGTGATTCTGGCAACTAACCTGAGAGCGAATATTGATGATGCCTTTTCAAGGCGTTTTCAATCACTGATTTATTTTCCTATGCCAGATGCTGAACAACGTTATCAGCTATGGCTCAATATGTTTAATGGACACTATCCTGAGGGGGAGACCGATTCATTACGTGATATAGCAGAAAAGCATGAACTTGCAGGAGGTGCGATAGCCAATGTGATCCGTTATGCAGCGATTTCGGCAGTTCAGTCTGGCTATGAAAAAATCGATCACCACGATCTTTGCATAGGTATTGCCAAGGAGTTACGCAAAGAGGGAAGGACAATTTGA